A stretch of DNA from Globicephala melas chromosome 4, mGloMel1.2, whole genome shotgun sequence:
agtctgtggtactttgttacggcagccttaGCACACTAATAAAGGTGCTTTCTACCCTGAACATCTTTTATTGATTATTCAGATAACTAAAACTCTATTGCCcttatatgattttcaaatatttaataaacagatgaatggataagaactCTCTAGACTGGAGCTTTTTGGTAAACTTAAATAACTCGAAAGTAGACAGATATCTGCATTCTATTGCACAAGAATTTTTGGTCAGATGGGGATCCACTCCATAGAGATAGCCTGTAAGCATCTTACAAGCCTCATTTTCAAACTCAGAGGCGAAAGGCTCAGAAAGTGAATTATTTGCTAACAAAACATGCCCTTCCTTCCAGTGAACACGATTACACGATCTCTTCTTGTATATGATTGGTAGGTATTCTAGAGGAAGGAGTGGTGAAGGGGAAGAGGAACACAGGTCTGCATACTGTAGCAATGTGAATCACATGCAGATTCGGGAAGTAAATGCACCTGCTTCCTAAAATTCCTGCCATTAGATTCTCCTATAAGGAGGGGGCTGGATTTTCCACATGGCCCAGAGATCATGGCTGGCTGGTGAACTGGCAAAGAAAGGAGGGCATTTCTGGGCTTGCCTCCAAGAATGTAGCAATTAGCAAGAGTGCCACCCTCCTCCAGATGGTGACATCCTGACCACCCTTACATTTAAGTTCCCAGCAATAGTCCAACACGAACCAAGTGGGCAAAATGGGATGGGCCCTGGATCCATAGGGCACCCTTTATTTACAGACTAGAATTTCATGCTGACTTCACCTctaggtgttcttttttttttgcggtacgcgggcctctcactgttgcggcctctcccgttgcggagcacaggctctggacgcgcaggctctgcagccatggctcatgggcccagctgctccgcggcatgtgggatcttcctggaccggggcacaaacccgtgtcccctgcatcggcaggcagactctcaaccactacgccaccagggaagccctaacctctaGGTGTTCTTTGACATAGGGATGATGGGGAGCAAAGTCAGACACCTGAGTGCCTCTCAGAATTGGCGGGCTCCACTGTCATCCAGAGCCAGGCCTGATGGTGTCTCTGTGGAAGCAGAGAAGGTGGAATTGAACCACAGGATGTTGGAGATCAAAGGACCTCACGGAACATCTAGGCCAACCTCCCCGTTTTAGCAGGGAGGTAGAAAGAATTCACCTCATGGTTTCCTCTGCCCAGTTTGGGTGGCAGCCATATCAAAGTAAACCTTACAGCTTCAGAGGGAGGGTTGGAATCTGATTTTCCGAAGTCACTCTTGGTTACTGTGAGGTATGTGGACGAGGAGAGGACTCAGACACCTCCAAGGTGCTGAGCGGCTGTGACACAGAGCATCAAAGGCAGGGAGCAGTTGAGGGCAACCCAGAAGAGACTTAAAGAGGCCCTGAGCACCAGGGAGAACGGAGGTGAGCTGGCTGGGGGACCGTCGTGCTGTGAGAGAGACCAAAGACTTCAGCTGCACAGCTAGTGACCACACAGATGAGTATTTCCAGGGAGACAAGGGATGCCagagagtgggcttccctggtggcgcagtggttgagagtctgcctgccgatgcaggggacacgggtttgtgccccggtccaggaagatcccacatgccgcggagcagctggacccgtgagccatggctgctgagcctgcgcgtccggagcctgtgctccgcaacgggagaggccacaacagtgagaggcccgcgtaccgcaaaaacaaacaaaaaaaaagagatgccaGAGAGGATCAAGGGATGTGGGAACCCTCCTCCTGGCTGCTCTGTGATCCCAGCATCACCACTTTCCTTGAACAACTGCCACCTTGAAGAGAGGAGCAGTGAGGAAAAATCTGAGAGACTGAGCAATTCACCTTGAAGCTGTTTTCAGTTATTGCAGCAGATGAAAAGTCCAGGGTTGGGTTGAATCTACTTATTTTCTTACTCCACCCTTCACGGGTAGGGTAGATGGGGAAGAGCAGGATTAACGACAGAGAAAGTATTGGTACACTCCCCCCTCCTTGGACGTCTCTGAATATGGTGTGAGTAAACTTGTGACCCCGTGAGAATTTCATAAAACgtgcccattttttatttctcccctGTGATTTTCCCCAATCCTTGGTGCTAATTCCATAGAAGTGTGATAGTGCTGACTGGCAACTTATCTGCCTCTGCTGCTGAGAGTAGTTTATTCATTGCATAAGGGTGCTAGAAAGGGCAgcgaagaaggaaaaaaaaaaaacccacaaatggcCTCTCCTctctaaagaaataattatgctgaaagttcagcagcagccacaggaaaagTTGGACTACAGTATTTCTGGTAACTTTTCTCACTAACAAAAGTGTCTAATGTGCATACCCAGGATATTCGAGAAGAAAGAACAAGATTGTATTTAAACATACTGAATGACTCAAACTACCTTTTTCGTACCATTTAGTTTTGGCAGAGGCCATAATTTTCTCATTAAGTTTTAAACTTGTATGTAtttcagggatttaaaaaaatcatttttctgactcattttcatttaagttattatAATAGTGTTTGACAAGAGTGAGTCCACATATAAGATGATACCTAAAGCTTTTAAGTATGTATATGAACTGGTTtctttaaaacaggaaaacacGGCTTTTGCCGTTGTCAATCAAGTCAAATTTGGAATAAGGCATGAATTTGTATGAGCATCCTGCATCCCTGGGGATGTCAGGACTCTGAGTCTGGAAATAGCCTCATCTCTCCTTTCCTGCTCTCTTCTCTCTGATTTTTCTATCCAATTGTGCTTATCAAATAGTAGTTTTCGATAAGGCTgcacctctttttaaaaatctctattggTATATCTTCTAGGTGTCTGAAACCCAAGTATAAGCCCATCTTCTACAGCTGGCTCTTGGTTACCTTAAGGAATATGAATGGAGGGAGTGGTAATGGAAATAAACCTAAGTGCAGTGACTGAAATTCATAAACAATCCCAAACCTGCATTTTAGTCAACCTCTCCCCAGAGCCTGATGAcagctttcccctccctcctcctaacCCCTGCTTCTGGGTGATGAGCAGAGAAATGACCTCAATTCAGAGAGGAGAAGGAGTGGACAAGAAGGGGCACACTCCTCATGAACCCTGGGGAGTTGACTGTGTGTTCTTACCAGCCCTCCCAGCCTCCGCCAGGTCCCTAGAGATTTTCCCTTAAGGAACAAAAACCATTAAAGCTAACTTACAACTCCAAGAGAGCTGCAAGAAAGGGCGAGAAACTTCAGCCACTCAATCTCCTTCATGAAGCGGCCCACGTTCATCACACTATTAAACAGGTCGGGTGGGAGATTCAGCACCTTCCACATCTGGGCCAGCTCATCTGCTTGGACAATCAGTCTGCCAGCAACCTGCGGGGCCGGGGACAGACACAAGACAGGGAATGAGGGACAGGACAAGAGAAGGCCCTGAGAAACCTACCCGGGGCAAGGCCTCGGTTCTCCTAGCACACagcaaggggtgggggaaggtgtcAGGGGTCAACAGAGACTCTGTTTGGCAGTTCTCTTTGTAAGCGTAGAGAAATATTCAGCCTAGTGAAGAACGTGCTGAGATATAATCATTCAAACTTCAGGTATCAGAGTTATGGGGAAAACATACATGTAtattacacttcaatttttttctagtgCTTTTATTGTCTGCTGTTTCATCCCTAGGTTGTCCCTGTAAGGCAGATAAAGCAGCCCGAAAATGAAACCAAAGGGCAGAGAACTTGTCTGAGAGCACTAATTAGTGGTGAAACTAGAACTAGATGCTAAATCTCTTGCTTCTAGACTCCGCTGAGTTCTTTGCACTAGACCCTGAATGCATCACTCACGCTTTCCTGGGAATAACGTGGGGTCTGTGGTCTGGATGCCTAATGTTGCTTGGTCCCAGGTACCTCGGATCTCTGCCATGTCTACTGCACAAGGTGCTTGGTGGTCAAGAGGGAAGGACGCAAATGGCCAGTTGTCGGCCAACGATGCAATAATGGTGCAGATGCCCCAGTGAAGTGCTACTACACCTTCCCTGGTCCTCCGATTCCAGTGAAATGCTAAGCCTCTGGGACCAAGGCAGTCGGCTAAGTCAGTCCTGAATCACCCCAAACCTCTTGGTCCTGGATCCTAAAGTGAGATATAGTAGTGCTAAGCCATTTTTCTTGGGAGTTGGCCAAACTGCAAGCTTTCTCAAGACAGACCCTCCTCATCCATTCACAGGACAGCTCCCAGGACAATATGTCTGTGGAGAGAGCCTAAAAGCTAGGCTATGTCTGCACCTGGGGTAACTGGGGAACTGTAATATGGCCCTCCCCAACTGTGATTGGCATCGTATCTGGGCTTGATCAGTAAGGGAGGCACTGGCAAGGCATGTGCACCTGCACTTTCTGGAGAGAAGGAATTCACATTGCATTGAGCCCCTGGACATTCTGCCAGCTTCAGGATGACATGGGATGACCCAACTGACAACTCAGCTTACAGCCTATTTCACCATGATTCCTATTTCCCCACAGGAAGATTTACTCTCGGTGCATGGTTTAGTGAATTTTAAGACAATGGTGAGTGGCCAGGTGACTTTTGTCTGTACGCACCCAACCTTGACATCGTCCCTACATCCCCCCTCCGTGCTGCCGTTTGGCCCTTACCCGAGAATGCAGGATCTTTAGCAGGTCCGGTGTAAGCTCAGCCCAGTTAGACAAAGTCACTCGCTCAGACCAGTCTCTCACCGGAGGAACCTCTCCACGGGACATAGCCCCAAaataactacaagaaaaaaaaagttggggggcTAGGGGGAGCAGCCTCTACCTCAGTGGCCTCTGGATGCTTTGGGAatcccctctcccttttctttgagggaagggatggaggaaagaacatttattaagtggcttctatatgccagacactgtttttAGTTCATTTATGTACAGGAAAAGCCTGAATGTGTTACTTTACACTTAAGGTATAGAGATGGCTTAGGGAATAAAAAGATTTGTTCTTCTCTAAGGATGAGGAGTACCAAGTGCTTGGTATGGAATTCCCTGAAGCATATTAGGTCTGGGTATTTTTTTCAGTCATTccttcctaagtgttttatatacatgtgtgcacgtgcacacacatacatacacacatataggcATATGTATTGAGACAAATAATATATTGACATAAGtattgtatatgtacatatgcatgtctattttatgtgtatgtatattaaaggagagagaaaattgtcattttaaatcCCCCACTCTTTTTTATGAAGGAAGAATCCTAGTACTTGGAggagatttttctttcaaatataaaagtCTTTATGCTTGGTACGATGGCTATCTACATACTTAAAGTTGGTCTTAGGTAGTAGTAGGGGTATGTaatcttggaaagagaagttGGAAGAAGATTAAAATGACTTCCATAAGAAAGGGGAGGAGATGGGGTGCTCTGGGGGGTGAGCCTGGAAGGGTTTCCAGCTGGAGGAAGTGAGGCTTGGGGCTCCATCGCGGAGGGGAGAGAAGTTTGGCAGGGCACTAATGGAGGCTCAGGTGAGAAGACAAGCGCAAAAAGGGTTTGAGATGAACTCACGTGGGGTGTGTGCTGTAAAATCCTCCTCTATCTTCCTTCAGAAATTTCAGTAACATCTGCCTGCCCATCAGTGCTTTGTGGAATGGACTTTGTTTTGGTGCAGTGTGGACAAACACTGAGCCCTGTTTTGGGATTGATCTATGATGGGAAGAGGCTGCCTGCAGCAGAGATTGGACACGAGCAGTTGATACTTGGGGCACCGATGCCATATGGAAGGGCCTGTCTTCATCAGAAGCCTTGTTATTGACTACCCCTGGATCACAGCCTCTGCCCCCtctcttattaattttattttattaatttctccaGATCCAGGTAACATAAAAAGAATACAGAGGGAATTTTATAAAAGCCATACAATGATGGGGCAAACCACTCTTTGTCTCTAAGCCACTGCACAATGCAGAGCAACGGCTTCCAGTACCAAAACACCTTCCAGGCACCCGTTGGAGGTCACCAGCAGGGGGAGCAGAAGAAATGCGTTCAGGTGACCTCTACCGATGTGCATGAGCAGTCTCCGCAGACAGGTCAGTGGTCGGGTGGGTGTGGCTCAGCAGCGATGTCTTTGGACCTTGTAGCAGAGTTGGTTAGAGAACGTGGAAATGAGGCTGTAGTCATGGATTTCATCCTCTATGGGTTATTTAGCGTCTTCTGCAGTGAGCAGTTCCATGGTTCTTCAAATTTGTGTGGTCACACTTACCCACCACAAGACAAATTAGTTTATGTCCTGCTGATGTCTGATAGATGGTTTCTTCATGGACAACACATATGCAGGGAAACTTTTGCTTGTGGTGAATTAAGTAGACATTTCATCCGGGAAATACTTTGTGGAGTTTTACCTCTAAAATGCTGCAGGTTTGTAAGTTACATTAAACTGTCTGACAAGTGCTTTCCGTGTCTGAATACATGGAGAGTGTTCTTAGATcatgttctcctttttcattgtaGTTAAACTACAAACTGATTCTTCACAGATATCTAAGACATTTATAGCACATGATACAATATGGGGGAGCAAGCAGACTACAACAGTGGAATGTTTTCTCCCATAAATGTCAGGCACAATACCaagaaatgtcatttttcttgCTATAAAAGCAGTGCAAGAACAATAAAATGGGGTTTTAAACTATCGTATAGTATAGAACAAAGTCTGTCTGAGTGTGCCAAAAGAAATTAGTCTTCTGACGCTAAAATTCAATCTTAGaggtaatatataaaatttagacTAGAAAACTAAACAGAGTTCATTACTAGGCAAAGCAACCCtatttgtgtctatttttatgaGCACCACAGgcttattttccttccatttgtAAAAGCTTCATCCTAGCCCAACCCAGGAACCGGAGACTGTGTGAGGCTCCTCTTAGATTGCGTCGTGAGCCTTCTCAAAGGTGTCCGCACCTTCTTCTCACCACCTGCCCACCGCACCTCCTCAACCTCATGCTGTGgacattctcccctcccccaaaccaccAGCTCCACTCTGCAGCCTCTCATTCCTCATCCCCCTCTCCCACTGAAGCCCTATAAGGAGGTCATCCCCAAGCAGTAAAAATCGCCTGAAAATGGTCCCCGGGAGGTCTGGTCAGCTCCTAACTCCTGCCCCAAGCCTCAGTTCCCCAGTTCAAGCAGGCACTTTTTGTCTAAGAAGCCATTTGGTAGCCGGGAGGCTTTGTGTGTGAAGCTCTTTCAGCCTCAGCCAGCAGGTATTGTGTAAGCTCCTTCCATTGAGCAGCCTCTGGAGGTGTCTCCTGAAGGAGGACACCTGTGGTGGAGGCACGCTGTTTGCAGCCGAGACGGTGCTCCGCCTGTTCCCATCACGCTTGCCTCGCTTCTCCAGAATGCAACGTGTACTGTATGGACATCCTTATGCTGAAGGAACGTATTAGTTCAAAGACACAGTCAAGAAAATAACAATTTCCCCAAAGACAAGATACAAAGTGTCTGGCTGGGGCGCAAGAATGAGTTTTAACAGCAGTAGAGGAAGGTGTCCCATTTGAAGGAGTAGAGTAAACTCAGGAGCGAAGCCACTTGGACTGATCCCACACAATCCTCCACCTGGGCTCATCACATCGCTCCCCCACAGGTGCACTGCTGCCATCTAGTGGTTAAACCTGAGGATGAGGCCCTGGTTTACACCAGGGAAAGGCAGGCTAAGCTCCGCAGGATTCTGAACCCTTCTTTGCActgggacgggggtgggggaggggtggaggtggagggcagGGACAGGGTGGAGTGTGCGTGTGTGATGTGATGTGGTAATCTGACTCTTGCTGATTGCCCTAGGACACTGCCTATAGCTCTGGCGTCCTATTGCTCAGTCTCGTTCCCTTGGGGGAGGGTCTCCATCCTCGCCCGGTTTGCTGTATTTACGTGTGGATTTTAAAGCACCAAAGCAATGCAAGAACTGAACATCCCAAAGATTATGCCGATCAGTCCCGACTCCCAGGCTGCAGCCGTGACAGCCTCCTCAGTTTTCCAagaccttccctcctccaccccctaccTCCACCTCCAATGGGAACCACGGGCTGGAGGTGAGAAAGGAGTACGTACTCGGCGGCCCACTGGATGAGATCTTGCGGCTGGGTCCGAATGGCGGCTTTGGTAAATTGCTTCAGCAATTCCGGCAGCTCCGGGGGGATGCATATTTGCTTATGTGTCTGAGGCATTGGTTGGTTGACCTATTgtcggggttgggggtggggaggaataaacaaaataaaaatctttgaatCATAAAATGACAGGAATCTTGGATAGGAGGTCATCCAGCCTCTGTTAGACACTCTCAGTATTGGGGAGTTCACTATCCCACAAGACAGATCTCCAAGGTTAGAAAGTGTTTCACTAATccctgctttttgttgttgtaattCCTTCATTTACATAAAAAACACAGAATACTATTTGTTCATTAAAAAGTAGATATTAACAAGAGTAAGCAAAAATATCCCTGGTGATATCCCAAAATACTGGCTGTCtccttccagaattttttcagtgtaaatatatatttgtatatataaaaatgggGACATACAAAACAGCTTATTTACTCAACATCTTATCATGACCATTTCCATATCATACAACTCCTGTTGGCCCAATAAGCATCACAGCAAAATTTACTCTGTGAATCCTCTATTACGTGACGTTGGGTTacgtatttccaaataaaaataatcattaaacaGCCATTTGATGAACATCTCTCTGTACATTTGCAGGTACTCATCCACTTTTATTGTAAAAGAGAAACTTGTATATTTCACTCAAAACGTTCCAGGACAAATtgaaacaaaacatgaaaatccATAGTATGCAACACTATACACAAATAAGCAGCAGGTGAAAAGTCTTTGCTTTTAGTAGAGAAAGAGAGACTAGATGTTCTGAAAAGCCCTGTCTCTTCAAAACACCTGGATACGAGACAAATCTGAGCAAATGTACCTTTCAAATTGCCTTGCTGAGCTTGCAAGAAAGCGAGGGAAATCCTCATGTGCCAGGTAAGTGAGTAAAGCAGAAACCAGTGTGgaaagcaaatgaagaaattagGGCTGACTTGGGGGCAAATGTAGACACCAGGAACTTGAAGCTTTGAGACAAATGGCCAGGCAAGGACTGAAGAAGTAAATAGCTGAACGGAAGACTCTCTCATCCCCCCAAATCTGAAACCCTCCAAGGCTCACACACTTTCAGTGTGAAAGGGTGGGACTGAAAATATCTGCCTAATGGCAGGGGGGAAGAGGCACAGAAATATTTCTCTCTTGCTGCTACTTACTGGGGGAGAAATAGTCTTCCACGAATTTGTAGCCACAATCTAGGtctaagttttaaatttataccACCAGCCTGGTTGGGAAATCCCAAGACAAGAAACCAAAGTGGCCTCAGGTTGGTGGTACTCCATTATCTTTTACTTTATGTTCTTTTATTTAGAGGAAGAAGAGtataaagatattaattttaaactttgtaAAAAGTCAAGTACACATGGCAAAATTTCAAGAGTAATtactataaaagtaatataaccACCAAATCAgtagaaaggagaagaggaattAAAAGCActaacaacacaaaacaaattgatccaaaagaaggcaagaaaggaggggctgggggaagcaTAGGAAAGGTGGCTAAACAACCTGATAGAGGAGAACCCATATATATCAGTAatcacaataaaaaggaaaggtcTTAAATGTGCCggttaaaatacagaaattatcagactggatttttaaaatatccagctGTAGGCACATCTGAAAAGACACAAGGACCAGAAAGACTGAAGGTAAAAGGATATATGGATAAATAGgcaaataataaccaaaagaaagttgatGGAGATGTGTTAATaccagacaaaagagactttaaggCAAAATGCATTATTAGGAATAAAGAGGTCACTACATAATATTAAAGCTTCAATTCATCGGGAAGATAGCACAGTTCTCCATGAGTGTGCTACAGACATCACCAAGGGTGAATCTCACGATGCTGGGTGGAAAAAGCCGTATATTGTTTAGGGTCACAAATATAATAAGAACAGTATTACAAgaaatttaattataaagaaatataagaaagagCAAGGGATGATAAACACAAATTCAGAATGGCATTATCCTCggtaggggagggagaggggtatCATCAGGGAGACAACAGGAGTTCCAACACTATTAGTAATGTTCTGTTTCAAGCTGGATGGTAGCTGCCTACATGTTTGTTTCATTATTCTTTCTGCCTAAATTTACATTATGCATTTTATTCGTatgtatgaaatatttcataatttaaaaagagttacTGCTACAAGTTGATTGTTTCTGATAACTTTTCATTCTACCTAGCAAAGGACAGTGACTTATTTTGCTCATATTgtcggatatatatatatgtggtaaaatatacataacataaaattgaccactttaaccatttctaagtgtacagttcagtggcattagatACATTcattgttgtgcaactgtcaccaccgcccatcttcacaattttttcatcttcccaaactgaaactgtgcccattaaacaataactcccattcccctccccacagcctggcaaccaccattctaccttctgtctctatgaatctgactactctagggacctcatataagtggaaacaGACAATATTCAtcctttcgtgtctggcttatttcacttagtataatgtctttaaggttcatccatgttgtagcatgtgtcagaatttctttcctttttaaggctgaatagtattctattgtttgtatagaccacattttgtttatacattcatcttttgatgaatTGTTgatgagttgtttccaccttttggctattgtgaataatgctgccatgaacagtACCTGctccagtccctgctttcaattcttttgagtatatactcagaagtgggattgctggatcagatagtaattctaattttttgaggagccactgtactgtcttccacagtgccTGCATCATTTTACTGTCTGCATATATTTTGACAGGACCTTTTAAGTTGTTGTGCAATTGTTTGATTTCTATTCTGAAGGCTCAATGGCCTCATGTCAATAGAAGGATGGTCCAACTCTAATTAAATAGGCCTCCATGACAATACTAATGATAACCTTTGTTGGTATAGAGCAAATATAAGAAAGCCTTTACTTCACCTTACTGCCTCTTCTAACAGCTGTTCTGTGATCTCTCTTCATTTTGGGGCACAGACTGTCTAGTAAGTTTTTCATACCTAGTCTTTTTCTTCAATGCTCAATCCTTGTTTAATCTCGTGCAACTTTTTCTGCTCTCACCATTCCATTGGTCCCTTAAAGTCATCAATTACATCTATTAACTTCTTATCTGTGCCAGATGAGATAATCCTGTGCTAAGTATTccgtatacattttttttcacttaatccaCAACATATCCATATGAGGTAGGtgtattatcaccattttacagatgacgatGAAACTAAGAAAGACGATAAAACCTTTGAAATGACACGTAACTAATAAGTAACAGGCAGGATTTGAACATACACAGTCTGAGGCTGGAGATGGCCAGTTAAACATGGCTGTCATCCTTTCTTgaggctttctctttttttgatggCATACActattcttgtttttatattttcctcaGCACCCCTCCTGTCTCCAAAactcttcccccttcctcctgctAAGCAAGACTTAGTAATCTTCCCAAAGCTCAGTCTCTAGCATTCTGCCATTCTTGGAGAGCTCACATCTACCACGAAACAGTATTGATGACACTTGTTGGTCCGTCCCGGACCTCTGACCTGTGCTACATTTCACACTCCTTACTGCTTCCAGGACATCTCCACTAAAACTCATTCTCCATCTCCCAACTAAGTCCTCTCTCCAGATTTGTTTCAGAACACGATACCACCATTTCCTCAGTCATTTGGTCTCTATTCTCCTTAATCTGTTGACTCTGTCACTGAATCTCATTGATGTTTCCTTGGAAATGCGTCTCCAAACTcatcccttcctctctttttccaCTTCTTTTAGTCTGGTTCGGCCCCTCGCCTCCTTACGGGCAACCCTGTCTCGGGTCATTCTCTGGTCTATTCTGGCCGGTGTGTTGGGATCTATCTTCTACTGTTGTTAATAGGTGAGAGAGCCCAGCTCACAAATGATAATCATATCCTGACTT
This window harbors:
- the ROPN1 gene encoding ropporin-1A — its product is MPQTHKQICIPPELPELLKQFTKAAIRTQPQDLIQWAADYFGAMSRGEVPPVRDWSERVTLSNWAELTPDLLKILHSRVAGRLIVQADELAQMWKVLNLPPDLFNSVMNVGRFMKEIEWLKFLALSCSSLGVTIARTLKIVCEVLSSDHDGGPPRIPFSTFQFLYTYIAEVDGEISASHVSRMLNYIEREIIGPDGLIKVSDFTQNPSVRLE